A portion of the Natronococcus sp. AD-5 genome contains these proteins:
- a CDS encoding ABC transporter ATP-binding protein: MAVIEVADLTKDYGSVLGVDSLSFTVEEGEVFGFLGPNGAGKTTTIRTLLGLLAPTSGTATVLGADVRDEAALLEAKRRVGYLPAHLGFDEDVTGERVLDYHASIKGDGRRDELLEIFTPPVDRPIREYSTGNERMLGIVQAFMHDPDLVIMDEPTAGLDPLKQEAFNEFVGAERERGTTIFFSSHVLSEVRRICDRVGILREGRLVGLEDVETLLDRGGKRVRVQTADGASSGLTSLDGVIDVSTFADGVQFIYTGDYNTLLRKLASYDVREVEISEPPLEGVFMHYYGADGPETTGREVTSDA, from the coding sequence ATGGCCGTCATCGAAGTGGCCGATCTGACGAAAGACTACGGGAGCGTCCTCGGGGTCGATTCCCTGTCGTTCACCGTCGAGGAGGGCGAGGTGTTCGGCTTCCTCGGGCCGAACGGCGCCGGCAAGACGACGACGATCCGGACGCTGCTCGGTCTGCTCGCGCCTACGTCGGGGACGGCAACGGTGCTCGGCGCCGACGTTCGCGACGAAGCCGCGCTCCTCGAGGCGAAACGCCGGGTCGGTTACTTGCCCGCCCATCTCGGATTCGACGAGGACGTGACCGGCGAGCGGGTCCTCGACTATCACGCGTCGATCAAGGGCGACGGTCGTCGAGACGAACTCCTCGAGATATTCACGCCGCCCGTCGATCGACCGATCCGGGAGTACTCGACCGGGAACGAGCGAATGCTCGGGATCGTCCAGGCGTTCATGCACGACCCCGACCTCGTCATCATGGACGAGCCGACCGCGGGACTCGACCCGCTCAAACAGGAGGCGTTCAACGAGTTCGTCGGGGCCGAGCGCGAGCGCGGAACGACGATCTTCTTCTCCTCGCACGTGCTGAGCGAGGTCCGCCGCATCTGCGACCGCGTCGGCATCCTCCGCGAGGGGCGGCTCGTCGGCCTCGAGGACGTCGAGACGCTGCTCGACCGGGGCGGTAAGCGCGTTCGCGTTCAGACGGCCGACGGGGCCAGTTCGGGACTGACGAGCCTCGACGGCGTTATCGACGTGAGCACGTTCGCCGACGGCGTTCAGTTCATCTACACCGGCGATTACAATACCCTGCTCCGGAAGCTCGCGTCATACGACGTCCGCGAGGTGGAGATCAGTGAACCGCCGCTCGAGGGCGTGTTCATGCACTACTACGGCGCGGACGGTCCCGAGACGACCGGCCGGGAGGTGACGTCCGATGCTTGA
- a CDS encoding A24 family peptidase, which produces MPLAGVSATGPDVLRLVALPVFAWVAVRDVKTRRVSSAVWIPLAILGTVLLAWDGWAAWNAGAYAWTYGFLVPATVSLGVVVPLAYCFWWFGGFGGADAKALFVLALLFPTVPRYAVGSVTLPAVTTPLGAFSFTVLTNAVLVGVAIPLALAVRNAAAGRFTPVMFVGWPVPWERVPTAHGKLLSAPDGRSRGGLDLDALRMYLRWRGLTLAAVRQHPDRFRDPATLPDEPNPPTDGAVTADVSGDGGTTLERTARETDGSETDREYDDPWGAEAFLADIDGTAYGTTPDELRDGLEALAAEERVWISPGMPFLVPVFVGLVIALLYGDLLVVTLL; this is translated from the coding sequence GTGCCACTCGCCGGCGTTTCCGCGACGGGACCGGACGTCCTGCGGCTCGTAGCCCTCCCCGTCTTCGCCTGGGTTGCCGTTCGGGACGTCAAGACCAGACGGGTCTCGAGTGCGGTCTGGATCCCGCTCGCGATCCTCGGGACCGTCCTGCTCGCCTGGGACGGCTGGGCGGCCTGGAACGCCGGCGCGTACGCCTGGACCTACGGGTTCCTCGTCCCGGCGACGGTTAGTCTGGGGGTCGTGGTTCCGCTCGCCTACTGCTTCTGGTGGTTCGGCGGCTTCGGCGGCGCGGACGCGAAAGCGCTGTTCGTCCTCGCGTTGCTGTTTCCGACGGTGCCCCGGTACGCGGTCGGCTCGGTGACCCTCCCGGCGGTGACGACGCCGCTCGGGGCGTTTTCCTTCACGGTCCTGACGAACGCCGTCCTCGTCGGGGTCGCGATCCCCCTCGCGCTCGCGGTTCGGAACGCGGCCGCCGGTCGGTTCACGCCCGTCATGTTCGTCGGCTGGCCCGTCCCGTGGGAGCGGGTGCCGACCGCACACGGGAAACTGCTCTCGGCGCCCGACGGCCGGTCCCGCGGCGGACTCGACCTCGACGCGCTGCGGATGTACCTCCGCTGGCGCGGGCTGACCCTCGCCGCCGTTCGCCAGCACCCCGACCGGTTCCGCGATCCGGCGACGCTTCCGGACGAGCCGAACCCGCCGACCGACGGCGCCGTCACCGCGGACGTCTCCGGCGACGGCGGGACGACGCTCGAGCGCACAGCGCGCGAGACCGACGGGAGCGAGACGGACCGCGAGTACGACGATCCCTGGGGCGCCGAGGCCTTCCTCGCCGATATCGATGGGACGGCCTACGGAACCACGCCGGACGAACTCCGGGACGGGCTCGAGGCGCTCGCCGCCGAGGAGCGCGTCTGGATCTCGCCGGGGATGCCGTTTCTCGTGCCGGTGTTCGTCGGCCTGGTGATCGCCCTCCTCTACGGCGATCTGCTCGTCGTAACGTTACTCTAG
- a CDS encoding HIT family protein, giving the protein MSTIFSQIVAGEIPARVVYEDETTYAFLDANPLAPGHTLVIPKDEYERLNDVPDDVATDLYATVHRLVPAVEAAVDADASTVAFNNGEAAGQEVPHVHCHIVPRFEGDGGGPIHAVAGDRPDLADDELDDIAADVESRV; this is encoded by the coding sequence ATGAGTACGATCTTCAGCCAGATCGTGGCGGGCGAGATTCCCGCTCGAGTCGTGTACGAAGACGAAACGACGTACGCCTTTCTCGACGCCAACCCGCTGGCGCCGGGCCACACGCTCGTGATCCCGAAAGACGAGTACGAGCGGCTGAACGACGTCCCCGACGACGTCGCGACTGATCTCTACGCGACGGTTCACCGGCTGGTCCCCGCGGTCGAAGCCGCCGTCGACGCAGACGCCTCGACCGTCGCCTTCAACAACGGCGAGGCCGCCGGTCAGGAGGTACCCCACGTTCACTGCCACATCGTGCCGCGTTTCGAGGGCGACGGCGGCGGCCCCATCCACGCCGTCGCGGGCGACCGCCCCGACCTCGCGGACGACGAACTCGACGACATCGCCGCGGACGTCGAGTCTCGAGTCTGA
- a CDS encoding TetR/AcrR family transcriptional regulator, whose amino-acid sequence MHGFSDEERERIRKELVEVGREKILAYGLKKTNVEDITEPVGIAKSSFYLFFDSKAELYLEIMRREVDELTESLENELDGIDDPREGFERLCWCYKAFVENNPLVQQLFRDDSYRMFRDNVSPERLAEIEREGVAEVVPYVEFFQERSDGLLAECDPVTVLGVLGTIELLALHREDYEEYDDEYYERVQELLITTLTRGLTVERTE is encoded by the coding sequence ATGCACGGCTTCAGCGACGAGGAGCGAGAGCGGATTCGGAAGGAACTCGTCGAGGTCGGACGGGAGAAGATCCTCGCGTACGGGCTGAAAAAGACGAACGTCGAGGACATCACCGAGCCCGTCGGGATCGCGAAGAGTTCGTTCTACCTGTTTTTCGACTCGAAGGCCGAACTCTACCTCGAGATCATGCGACGCGAGGTCGACGAGCTCACCGAGAGCCTCGAGAACGAACTCGACGGCATCGACGACCCGCGCGAGGGGTTCGAACGGTTGTGCTGGTGCTACAAGGCGTTCGTCGAAAACAACCCGCTCGTCCAACAGCTGTTCCGCGACGACAGCTATCGGATGTTTCGCGATAACGTTTCACCGGAGCGACTCGCGGAGATCGAACGGGAGGGCGTCGCCGAAGTCGTTCCGTACGTCGAATTCTTTCAAGAGCGCAGCGACGGGTTGCTCGCGGAATGCGACCCGGTGACCGTTCTGGGCGTGCTCGGAACGATCGAGCTGCTGGCCCTTCACAGGGAGGACTACGAAGAGTACGACGACGAATACTACGAGCGAGTGCAGGAACTGCTCATCACGACGCTTACTCGGGGATTGACGGTCGAACGGACCGAATAA
- a CDS encoding ABC transporter permease subunit, with protein MLETARYEASRRVRGTAVLTAALSLYVAFIAWYFTVLEGVDYDQMLESMPPALMDAFGIETMATIEGFLGSQIYNFVWLLGLGLYFAYAGGGLVANDVERERMDLLLSFPVSRSRLLVEKVAALLLPLVALNVVVGVVTYALVLAIGETIDPAHLALVHLLSIPYLLVCAAIGVVCSVLVDRAAVAERAAIGLVFALFLVESVVGGASDFERIQYVSPTYYYEPTPILIDGAYDLVDTGVLLAIFAVLLLVGRLLFRRRDI; from the coding sequence ATGCTTGAGACCGCCCGGTACGAGGCGAGCCGTCGCGTTCGAGGAACGGCGGTGCTGACGGCTGCGCTGAGTCTCTACGTGGCCTTCATCGCCTGGTACTTCACCGTCTTAGAAGGCGTCGACTACGACCAGATGCTCGAATCGATGCCGCCCGCGTTGATGGACGCGTTCGGAATCGAGACGATGGCGACGATCGAGGGCTTCCTCGGGTCGCAGATCTACAACTTCGTGTGGCTGCTCGGTCTGGGGCTGTACTTCGCGTACGCGGGCGGCGGCCTCGTCGCGAACGACGTCGAGCGCGAGCGGATGGATCTGTTGCTCTCGTTCCCGGTCTCCCGATCGCGGCTGCTCGTCGAGAAGGTCGCCGCGTTACTGCTCCCGCTCGTCGCGCTCAACGTCGTCGTCGGCGTCGTCACCTACGCGCTGGTGCTGGCGATCGGCGAGACGATCGATCCGGCGCACCTCGCGCTGGTTCACCTGCTGTCGATTCCGTACCTGCTCGTCTGCGCGGCGATCGGCGTGGTTTGCTCGGTACTCGTCGACCGGGCCGCCGTCGCGGAGCGAGCCGCGATCGGACTCGTATTCGCGCTCTTCCTCGTCGAGTCGGTGGTCGGCGGCGCGAGCGATTTCGAGCGGATTCAGTACGTCAGCCCGACGTACTACTACGAACCGACGCCGATTCTCATCGACGGCGCGTACGACCTCGTCGACACCGGCGTCCTGCTCGCGATCTTCGCGGTCTTGCTGCTCGTCGGTCGACTGCTCTTCCGGCGACGGGATATCTGA